From the Micromonospora echinospora genome, the window CGGGTCTTCTACCGCGCGCTGCGCGAGGTGTCGGGGTGGGAGGACATGAGCGTCACGGCCGCCGCGCAGGCGGTGCAGCGGTCGGCCTACCCGGGCGCGTACGCCAAGCACGAGCGCCGGGCCACCACCGTGGTCGACGCGCTGACCTGACCGGCGGCGGCGCGTCTCGGGGCGGCCACGGTCGGCGGCACCGTGGCGGTCAGGCGCAGCGGCGGTCAGGAGCGCTTGGGCAGCACCACGACGCGACCGAAGAACTCGTCGATGCGCCGGACGACGTCGTTGAAGTCGTCGAGGTCGATCGGCTTGGTGACGTAGGCGTTGGCCTGGAGGGTGTAGCTGCCCACGATGTCGGTGTCCGCGTTGGACGTGGTCAGCACCACGATCGGGATGGTCCGCAGGTCGTCGTCGCTCTTGACCTCGCCCAGCACCTGCCGGCCGTCCATCCGGGGCATGTTCAGGTCGAGGAGGATGACGTCCGGCCGCTGGGCGTCGGTGTGCCGGCCCTCCTGACGGAGGAACTCCATCGCCTCCTGGCCGTCGCCGACCACGTCGATGACCTTCTCGACGTCGGAGTCCTCCAACGCCTCCTCGATCATCAGCACGTCACCCGGGTCGTCGTCCACCACCAGGATGCGGACCGGTCCGGACCTCTCTGCGCCCATGACTACCTGCCTCTTCGTGGGGGTGGAGCGATGGCCGGGCGATCACAGCCGGCGGGGAAATCTAACCGATCAGTGGTGGGCGTGCGACGCCGGGTCGGCGGTCGGATCGTATCGGAGCAACTCGGCCAGACCGGTCATCCGCAGGATCCGGTCGACCCGCCCGGTCGCGCCGGTGAGCCGCAGCCAGCCACCCGCCGCGGCGCAGGCGTTGTCGCCCCGGAGGAAGGCGGCGATCCCGGTGGAGTCACAGAAGGTCAACCCGTCCAGGTCGACCAGGAGTCGCACCTGGCCGTCGGCGAGGAGACCGTCGATCGCCGTGGCCAACCGGGGCGCGGTGCTCAGATCGAGTTCACCGGCGAGGCGCAGACGAACTCCCCCGCCATCCCGTTGGACGTGCGCGACGGTGAACGTCAACGTGGTCCCTCTCGCTCCGACCACACGCGAATGCTTGCGGTGGAGCAAGTATAAGCAGGCGTCGGGTGCGGACCACCACCACCGGGCCGCCGGCCCGGTGGGACCGTGCGCCGACCCGCCCCCTCAGCGACGGGTGACCGCCGGGGAGGCCGCCGCCACGGCACGTCCCCCGTCGAGGAACCGCTTGGCCCGGGGGAAGTCCCGCAACGCCTGGGCGAGGAAGGCCAGGGTCAGCTCCACCGAGACCGCCGGGACACCCCGGCTGGTGAGGATCATGGCCAGCCAGTCGACGAACTCGGTGAAGAGGTCACCGTCGTCGACGTAGACCGCGGCGGCGAGGAAGTCGACGATGTGGCCGAGGTCGCTGACGGTGGAGTCGAGCTGGGCGGCGGTGTAGTCGGCCGTCTGCGGGAACCGGTCCCGCAGGTCGGCCAGGGCCGCGTCGATCAGCTCGGCGCGCCGCCGCAGCAGCCCGGCGTACTCGTCGTCGGCCAGGTGGGCCAGGTCGGCGGCGGGCACCCGCCGCAGCGCACGCTCGTCAGCGACGAGTTCGGCGGCCGTCGGGGCGTCCGGCGCCCAGGCCACGCCCAGCCGGCGGGCCCACCGCCCGCCCGTCCCGAAACCGCGACCGCCGACCAGCACCGGCACGTCGGAGCGGCGGCAGGTCTCGATCATGCGGTGGGCGTACGGCAGCCGCATCGGCAGCGCGCAGGCCAGGGCGACCGCGTGCGCGTCGTACCGCTGGAGGTACGCCACCAGGTGCGCGGCCGGCACGCTCGCGCCGAGGAAGGTGACCTGCCAGCCGCGCAGTCGCAGGACCTCGGACACCAGCCGGGCGGGCAGGCCGTGCCACTCCCCGTCCATACAGGCCACCACGACGTGACCACGGTCGGGGCGGGGGCTGGCCGACGAGGAGACCGCGGCGACGACCCGCTCGCTGATGTGCGTCGCGGCGTGCTCCTGCGCGACGCTCCACTCGTTGCGCGCCCAGCGCTCCCCCACCTCCGCCTGCGCCGGGGCGACCAGGTCGAGCAGGACCCGCTCGGCGGGCACCCCGTCGGCGAGCAGGTCCATCGCCACGTCCACCGCCGCGTACTCGTCGGCGCCCTCCAGGCAGTCGAGGTACGCCGGGTACGCGGCGGTCAGGTCGGTACGGGTGGCGGCGCTGGTCACGGTGCGTCACGTCCTCGGGTTTCGGTGTCCCGAGCCGACCGGCTGCGGGACGGGGGCGGCACCGGCCAGGTCGGGCACCGCGTGCAGGTGCCGGGACCCGCGCCCGGCGGCGCCCACCGCCCGCATCGCCAGCACCGCGATGTCGTCGTGGTCGCGGTGGGCGAGCCAGTCGCCGGTGACCTGCTCGATCCGTTCGGCGAGCGCGGGCGCCGGCATCCGGTGGCACCCGCTGATCGTGTGCACCAGCCGGTCCACGCCGAACAGTTCGTCGCCCCGCCGGCCGCCCCGGGCCTCGGTGACCCCGTCGCTGTAGAGCAGGCAGGTCTCGCCGGGGGCGAGCCGGACCGTCACCTCGCCGACGCGTGGGTCGGGCACCACCCCGATCAGCATGCCGCTGAGGGCGACCGGCTCCACCTCGCCGGAGGCCCGCAGCACCAGCGGCGGCAGGTGGCCGCCACCGGCCATGGTGAGCGACAGGCCGCCGTCGCGCTGCGGCCGGACCACCCCGAGCACCATCGTGGCGAACCGGCCCTGACCGTTGGCGAGGGTGGTCTCCAGCAGCGCGTCGTTGAGCAGCCGGAGCAACCGGGCGGGCTGGAACTCGACCCGGTGCAGCGCCTGGAGGCACTGGCGGAGCTGACCGGTGAAGACGGCCGCCTCCACGCCCTTGCCGGAGACGTCGCCGAGGTAGAACAGGCAACCCCCGTCGGGCAGCCGGTGGGCGCCGTAGAAGTCCCCGCCGATGCGCAGTCCGGCCTGGGCCGGACGGTAGGCGGTGCCCCACTGCACCCCGGTCGCCTCGATCGGCTCGACCGGCAGCAGGCTGGCCTGGAGGGTGTCGGCCACCTCGGCCTGGTCGCGGTAGAGCAGCGCCGAGGTCAGCGCCGCGCCGGCCCGGGAGGCGAACGCGCGGACCAGGTCCACGTCGGACTCGTCGTAGGGCCGGGTCGCCCGGCGGGCGACGAGCAGCACGCCGGTCGGGGTGCCCCGGCCGGGCAACGGCGCCAGCCGGGCACAGACGTCCGGTACCGCCAGTCCGGGCAGCCAGCCGGCTTCGGCGGCCTGCTCGACCAGCCAGTCCACCGCGTGCGGCTCGACCCCGTCGAGTCCCTCGTCGATCGCGGGCGGCAGGTCGGAGGCGCCGAGGACGCCGCTGTCCACGCTGGGCACGTCCTCGTCCACCCGGGCCGCCCGCCACCAGCGGACCCGACCGGCGCGCGGGGCGAGGACCAGCACCGCGACGTCGCCCAGGGTGGGCACGGCGAGCCGGACCGTGGCCGCCGCCGCCCGGTCGGGGTGCAGCGGGTTGCCGAGCTTCTCCCCGGCGGTGGCGAGGAACGCCGAGCGGGCCCGTTCGGCCAGGAGGGCGTCCGCCCGGCTGACGCTCTCGGTGACGTCCTCGACGTACCGGCAGCAGCGGTTGGCGGAGAGCGGCACCCGACGGACCCGCAGTCGCCGGCCGTGGTGGGTGAACTCGACCGGGCCGTCGGCGACGGTCAGCGCCGTCACCCCGGCGGCGGCCAGGACCTCCCCGAGGGTGACCTCGGGGAGCAGCCGTTCGGCGACCGGGCTGAGGTGGCGCACCACCCCGTCGGCGTCGCAGACGACGAAACCCTCGCGGAAGTGCTCGACGACCTCGGACCAGTCGGGTCCGGTCGCCTCGTGGTCCGGGTCGAGGGGCGGGAGCGGCGGCGCAGGGCGGTGCGGGGCGTCGGCGGACCACGCCGGAGCCCGTGTGGCACTCGGCGTGGAGATCCGCCCGTCGCCCGGGTCACAGTCCCTGACGTCGGCAGCAGTCACCAGCTAAGCCCCACTCCTTCTCGACACCCTCGCTCCGCCTGTCGTGGCGTGTGTGATCCAATCTCCTTCGCCCCAGCCTACGCCGGTATGCCGGTAACGCCACCCGTGGTCGGGGTCGGCGTACCCGGCACGCGGCCCGGGCGGTTGTTACGATTCCGGGAAACTGCCTGCCCGGTAGCCCTGCGGAGAGGCGTGATGTCGGTGCCCCAACGGAGGAAACCCGAATCGACACCGTTGACCATGTCGATCGACGACGCCGACTCCACGGCACCCCTGATCACCGTCGCGGGTGACCTGGACTTCACCACCGCCACACCGCTGCGCACCGCGCTCGACCACCTGCTGGCCGCCCGACCGCCGGTCATCGTGCTGGATTTCGGTGGTCTGCTGTTCATCGACAGCACCGGACTCGCGGTGATCGTGCACGCCTGGCGCGAGGGGCACCAGCAGGGCACCGTCATCCGACTCCGCGCCGTCCCCCGTTTCCTGGCGACGATCCTCGACATCACCGGTGTCAGCGGCCTGCTGGCCCGGACGACCCGCGAGGACGAACGTGAGCAGCCCGCCACGCTGGCCTGACCGACCCCGGGGGTTTTCCGGCCCACACCACCTGGGAACATGGTGCAGATGCCACGCGAGCTGTTGACGATCGAGGTGAGCCGGGTCGCGCCCCGGCAGGCCCTGCTGCGGCTCGCCGGCGAACTCGACTTCGACACCGCCCCGGACCTGGTCCGGGTGGCGAAGCAGGTCCGGGCCGAGGGGTACGACGAGGTCACCGTCGACCTCACCGACGTGACACTCTGCGACTCCTCCGGGCTGAGCGCGATCGTCGTCCTCTACCGCAGCGGGGCGCGGACGGTCCGGCTCACCGGCATGAACAACCAGGTCCAGCAGTTGCTGAGCCGCACCGGACTGGCCGAACTGCTGGCCGGTCCGCGTCCCGGCGAGCGTGACGCGGGCGGTTCCGTGCCGGACGACGGGGCACACGAGGTCGGCTGACCGGCCACCGCCGCACCCGGGTCACCCCACGACGACGGCCTGCGACGCGACCGGGAGACGCCGCCCCTCGGGCTCGGGCAGGAGGTCGTCCGGTCGTCCCGCCTCGGGCGACTGGAAGAGGTAGCGGACGAACTCCGCGCCCGCCTCGTTGTCCTCGGCTCCCGGCCACTGCCCCACGCAGTCGACGCCGATGACCTCCCGGCCGGCGCCGTCGGCCTCCTCCAGCAGTGCCCAGACGGTCACCGGATAGCAACGGGTGGCGTCCGGGGCGAGTTGCCAGCGGGCGTACCACCCGGGTCGCGCGGGGACGATCTCGACAATTCGTTTCATGACGACCTTCCCTTCCGCGTACCTCGGAAGTTCTCACGGTCCACTGCCGATCATGCGCCCCGCCGGGGTGAGCGCCCGTCACCCCGGCGGCATGAACCCCGACGACGGCGCTGCGCCGCCGGCCGCCGAGCCGGTTTCGGGTCGGGTGGTGCCGGGAAGCCGCCGGGAGCCAGCCGACGAGGAAGTGAGGTCAGCGGATGAGGAAGCAGATGGAAGGGGACAACCAGCGCCGCCGTGCGCTCGCCCGCCAGTCCCGGGAACGCGGCCGGCAGCCCAGCGGCGACGCCGCCACCCTCGGCGCCTCCAAACAGCTCACCCGCCTGGACCGGGGCAAACGGGCGGGTCCGCCCCCGGCCGGTGTCCACAAGCCGGACAGCAGCCGGGGCGGTCCGGTGCCGCCGCCGGCCGGTCGGCCGTCCGCCGCACGGCCGGGACCCCGGCCCGGTCCGGGCCGGCCGGAGACCATCGGCCTGGGGTACCGGGAGTTGGTCGGCGACGTCAGTCGGCGGACCGGGGTGGACTTCCGGGAGGCCAAGGTCGGCGCGGAGGCCACCGTGCTGGTGCTGTCCCGGGCCCTGGACGAGGCCGACCGGCAGCGGCTGCTGCGGGCGGTGCCGGTGTCGTTGCACGACGTGACCCCGGTCGACGGGATCGAGCAGCACCGGGACCTGCCGGGCTTCGTCGGCGAGGTGGCCCGGATCAGTGGCCGGACCCCGGAGCAGGCCCGGTACCAGGCCGAGGCGACCATGGCCGCGCTGGCCACGCGGGACGGGCGTCTGGTGGCGTCGCTGCGCGTACCGGAGGGGTTGCGCGACCTGCTCACTCCGCCGGAGGCCGGTGGCGGCCTGGTCGGACCGACCGGGGCGACCGCGCCGCTGAACGCGGACGAGCTGCGCGCCGCCCTGGCCGACCTGCCCTACTGGTCGGCGCGGGGTCCGACGCTGTCGCGCAGCATCGCCCTGCCCCCGCCGAACCTGGACCGGGTGCTCGACCAGATCGACCAACTGCGCCGGGACACCGGCCGGGGCCCCGCGATCTCCCGACAGACCGGCTCCAGCGCCGTGCTCACGGTGCGCAGCCGCCGGGCGGACGCGGTCACCGCACGCGACGTCGACCTGGCCCACCGGGTCGACGACGCGATCGAGGAGGCGGGTGCCGGGATGGCCGGCTGAGCCCCGCCCGGGCGGGGCCGGCGGTCGTCCGCCGGCCCCGGCGGCGGGACGGCCGGGAACGCGTCGCGGCGGGTCGGCTACCGTGCCGGTCGTGGACGGGGACGACGGACCGGTGCTGGTGGTGGACCCCACCCGGCGAACCGGGCGCACCCTGCTCGCGGCGGGGGTCGAGCAGTCGTACGTCGACGTCGCCGACCCGACCCACCTGCGGTTCGAGTACGTGCGGCGGATGGCGGCGGTGCTCGACCTCGCGGCGGCGTCGGGCGTACCGCTGCGGGCGCTGCACCTCGGCGGCGGCGCGCTGACCCTGCCCCGCTACCTGGCCGCCACCCGGCCCGGGTCGACGCAGCTGGTGGTGGAGCGGGACGCGGCCCTGCTCGACCTGGTGATGCGGGAGCTGCCCCCGCCACCGGGGGTCCGGACCGAGGTCGGCGACGCGCGTGCCGCCCTGGCCGGCCAACCGGCCGGCGGGTACGACGTGGTGCTCGCCGACGTCTACTCCGGGGCTCGGATGCCGGCGCACGTGTGCACCGTCGAGTTCGTCGCCGACGTGGCCCGCGCCCTGCGCCCGGACGGGCTCTACCTGGTCAACCTGACCGACCTGCCGCCGCTGGTCTTCTCCCGGGTGCAGGCGGCCACCCTCGGCGTGGTCTTCGCCGAGGTGTGCCTGGTCGCCGCCCGGCGCATGCTCGGCGGCCGGCGGTACGGCAACGTCGTGCTCGCCGCCGCGGCGCGACCCGGCCGGCTCCCGGTACGCCGGCTCGCGGCGCGGGTGGCCCGGGACCCGTCGCCCGGCACGGTGCTGCACGGCCCGGAGCTGGCCGCCTTCGTGGCCGGCGCGGCACCGGCCACCGACGCCGCCCGGTTCGTCACCTGAGCGCCGTTTTCTCCGCCCCGGAGCGGGTAGCCGCGCCGGATGAGCAGCCCCGACGACCGGCTCACCGCACGCCGGGTGGCCATCGTCATCGGGCTGGTGCTGGCCACGCTGCTCGGGCTGGCGCTGCTCTGGGCCGTTCGCCGGGTGCTGGTCTGGATCCTGCTGGCCGCCTTCCTCGCCGCCGCCCTGAAGCCGGCCGTGGACCACCTGGAACGCCGGTTCGTC encodes:
- a CDS encoding response regulator, which codes for MGAERSGPVRILVVDDDPGDVLMIEEALEDSDVEKVIDVVGDGQEAMEFLRQEGRHTDAQRPDVILLDLNMPRMDGRQVLGEVKSDDDLRTIPIVVLTTSNADTDIVGSYTLQANAYVTKPIDLDDFNDVVRRIDEFFGRVVVLPKRS
- a CDS encoding DUF2267 domain-containing protein, whose protein sequence is MRKQMEGDNQRRRALARQSRERGRQPSGDAATLGASKQLTRLDRGKRAGPPPAGVHKPDSSRGGPVPPPAGRPSAARPGPRPGPGRPETIGLGYRELVGDVSRRTGVDFREAKVGAEATVLVLSRALDEADRQRLLRAVPVSLHDVTPVDGIEQHRDLPGFVGEVARISGRTPEQARYQAEATMAALATRDGRLVASLRVPEGLRDLLTPPEAGGGLVGPTGATAPLNADELRAALADLPYWSARGPTLSRSIALPPPNLDRVLDQIDQLRRDTGRGPAISRQTGSSAVLTVRSRRADAVTARDVDLAHRVDDAIEEAGAGMAG
- a CDS encoding STAS domain-containing protein — encoded protein: MVGARGTTLTFTVAHVQRDGGGVRLRLAGELDLSTAPRLATAIDGLLADGQVRLLVDLDGLTFCDSTGIAAFLRGDNACAAAGGWLRLTGATGRVDRILRMTGLAELLRYDPTADPASHAHH
- a CDS encoding STAS domain-containing protein, which produces MSIDDADSTAPLITVAGDLDFTTATPLRTALDHLLAARPPVIVLDFGGLLFIDSTGLAVIVHAWREGHQQGTVIRLRAVPRFLATILDITGVSGLLARTTREDEREQPATLA
- a CDS encoding PP2C family protein-serine/threonine phosphatase, with the translated sequence MTAADVRDCDPGDGRISTPSATRAPAWSADAPHRPAPPLPPLDPDHEATGPDWSEVVEHFREGFVVCDADGVVRHLSPVAERLLPEVTLGEVLAAAGVTALTVADGPVEFTHHGRRLRVRRVPLSANRCCRYVEDVTESVSRADALLAERARSAFLATAGEKLGNPLHPDRAAAATVRLAVPTLGDVAVLVLAPRAGRVRWWRAARVDEDVPSVDSGVLGASDLPPAIDEGLDGVEPHAVDWLVEQAAEAGWLPGLAVPDVCARLAPLPGRGTPTGVLLVARRATRPYDESDVDLVRAFASRAGAALTSALLYRDQAEVADTLQASLLPVEPIEATGVQWGTAYRPAQAGLRIGGDFYGAHRLPDGGCLFYLGDVSGKGVEAAVFTGQLRQCLQALHRVEFQPARLLRLLNDALLETTLANGQGRFATMVLGVVRPQRDGGLSLTMAGGGHLPPLVLRASGEVEPVALSGMLIGVVPDPRVGEVTVRLAPGETCLLYSDGVTEARGGRRGDELFGVDRLVHTISGCHRMPAPALAERIEQVTGDWLAHRDHDDIAVLAMRAVGAAGRGSRHLHAVPDLAGAAPVPQPVGSGHRNPRT
- a CDS encoding B12-binding domain-containing protein, coding for MTSAATRTDLTAAYPAYLDCLEGADEYAAVDVAMDLLADGVPAERVLLDLVAPAQAEVGERWARNEWSVAQEHAATHISERVVAAVSSSASPRPDRGHVVVACMDGEWHGLPARLVSEVLRLRGWQVTFLGASVPAAHLVAYLQRYDAHAVALACALPMRLPYAHRMIETCRRSDVPVLVGGRGFGTGGRWARRLGVAWAPDAPTAAELVADERALRRVPAADLAHLADDEYAGLLRRRAELIDAALADLRDRFPQTADYTAAQLDSTVSDLGHIVDFLAAAVYVDDGDLFTEFVDWLAMILTSRGVPAVSVELTLAFLAQALRDFPRAKRFLDGGRAVAAASPAVTRR
- a CDS encoding spermidine synthase, producing MDGDDGPVLVVDPTRRTGRTLLAAGVEQSYVDVADPTHLRFEYVRRMAAVLDLAAASGVPLRALHLGGGALTLPRYLAATRPGSTQLVVERDAALLDLVMRELPPPPGVRTEVGDARAALAGQPAGGYDVVLADVYSGARMPAHVCTVEFVADVARALRPDGLYLVNLTDLPPLVFSRVQAATLGVVFAEVCLVAARRMLGGRRYGNVVLAAAARPGRLPVRRLAARVARDPSPGTVLHGPELAAFVAGAAPATDAARFVT
- a CDS encoding STAS domain-containing protein, with product MPRELLTIEVSRVAPRQALLRLAGELDFDTAPDLVRVAKQVRAEGYDEVTVDLTDVTLCDSSGLSAIVVLYRSGARTVRLTGMNNQVQQLLSRTGLAELLAGPRPGERDAGGSVPDDGAHEVG